A window from Gasterosteus aculeatus chromosome 14, fGasAcu3.hap1.1, whole genome shotgun sequence encodes these proteins:
- the LOC120831899 gene encoding cytochrome c oxidase subunit 5B, mitochondrial, with amino-acid sequence MRPVFADSKEGEMAARLLLRSAFRAATTCRAAPVPAVTRGMAAGGIPTDEEQATGLEKVIMNAMKEGKDPYNMMKPKEYAGSKADPHLVPSITNKRIVGCVCEEDNTAVVWFWLHEGEAQRCPSCGSHYKLVAHELPH; translated from the exons ATGCGACCAGTGTTTGCTGACAGCAAAGAAGGAGAAATGGCTGCAAGGTTATTACTCCGCTCGGCCTTCAGAGCCGCTACGACGTGCCGGGCGGCCCCGGTACCGGCTGTGACCCGCGGTATGGCGGCTGGAG GGATTCCTACTGATGAGGAACAAGCTACCGGACTGGAGAAGGTCATCATGAACGCCATGAAGGAGGGAAAG GACCCCTACAACATGATGAAGCCTAAGGAGTACGCCGGCTCCAAGGCCGACCCCCACCTGGTTCCCTCCATCACCAACAAGAGGATTGTGGGATGTGTCT GTGAAGAAGACAACACGGCCGTGGTGTGGTTCTGGCTCCATGAGGGCGAGGCCCAGCGCTGCCCGTCCTGTGGTTCCCACTACAAACTGGTGGCCCATGAGCTCCCCCATTAG
- the LOC120832139 gene encoding cytochrome c oxidase subunit 5B, mitochondrial codes for MAARLLLRSAFRAATTCRAAPVPAVTRGMAAGGIPTDEEQATGLEKVIMNAMKEGKDPYNMMKPKEYAGSKADPHLVPSITNKRIVGCVCEEDNTAVVWFWLHEGEAQRCPSCGSHYKLVAHELPH; via the exons ATGGCTGCAAGGTTATTACTCCGCTCGGCCTTCAGAGCCGCTACGACGTGCCGGGCGGCCCCGGTACCGGCTGTGACCCGCGGTATGGCGGCTGGAG GGATTCCTACTGATGAGGAACAAGCTACCGGACTGGAGAAGGTCATCATGAACGCCATGAAGGAGGGAAAG GACCCCTACAACATGATGAAGCCTAAGGAGTACGCCGGCTCCAAGGCCGACCCCCACCTGGTTCCCTCCATCACCAACAAGAGGATTGTGGGATGTGTCT GTGAAGAAGACAACACGGCCGTGGTGTGGTTCTGGCTCCATGAGGGCGAGGCCCAGCGCTGCCCGTCCTGTGGTTCCCACTACAAACTGGTGGCCCATGAGCTCCCCCATTAG
- the LOC120831650 gene encoding drebrin-like protein isoform X4, with translation MVEELNSGKVMYAFCRVQDPNSGLPKYVLINWTGDGVKDSRKGMCANHVSSLSSFLKGAHVTINARGDDDVDPETILQKVAKTSGANFHFNKPKEHKDTTRGSVGSVYRKVNAVEEIQQTRKDDFWGQNQRDEALRQQEEDQRQVEEQTEKQMREREKKAKERAQQIEQEKTLQKQREEEEREMEQQSHKAKSHIPQRSLNPRDMFKQREQSFESPASRPGKLLSESFERETPLQPESRPAPALLPLSPVSSISPVRSHSPAAPPQTTGSPFAAAEQEWSDEFEDEDGDEAPPDVYEAETEEDLYENVYDPTTPSGEDVDVDTRGQSIMARALYDYQAVDDTEITFDPGDIITGVEMLDEGWWRGFGPQGGFGMFPANYVVLL, from the exons atggtggaggagctgaacagTGGGAAGGTGATGTACGCTTTCTGTCGAGTCCAGGACCCAAACTCTGGTCTGCCAAAATATGTCCTCATAAACTgg ACAGGTGACGGTGTAAAGGACTCTAGAAAAGGAATGTGTGCCAACCACGTGAGCTCGCTGTCCAGCTTCCTGAAG GGAGCCCATGTGACCATAAATGCCCGTGGAGATGATGACGTGGACCCGGAGACGATCTTGCAGAAAGTAGCCAAAACCTCTGGAGCCAACTTTCACTTCAACAAACCGAAGGAACACAAAGACACTACGAGAGGATCTGTT GGTTCTGTGTATCGGAAGGTCAACGCTGTGGAGGAAATACAACAAACTAGAAAAGACGACTTCTGGGGTCAAAATCAG AGGGACGAAGCACTTCGTCAACAGGAGGAGGACCAGCGGCAGGTGGAGGAACAAACGGAGAAGCAgatgagggagagggagaagaaagccAAGGAGAGAGCTCAGCAGATCGAACAGGAGAA GACTCTtcagaagcagagagaagaagaggagcgagAGATGGAGCAGCAGAGCCAC AAGGCCAAGTCACACATTCCCCAGAGGTCCTTAAACCCCAGAGACATGTTCAAGCAAAGGGAGCAGAGCTTTGAGTCTCCTGCTTCCAGACCTG GGAAACTTTTATCTGAGTCCTTTGAGAGAGAAACTCCGCTACAACCTGAGTCTCGTCCTGCTCCAGCTTTGCTCCCCTTGTCTCCTGTCTCATCTATCTCACCTGTGAGGTCTCACTCACCTGCCGCACCACCACAGACAACTGGTTCACCTTTTGCAGCTGCAG AACAAGAGTGGTCTGACGAGTTTGAAGACGAAGATGGAGATGAAGCTCCTCCTG ACGTGTACGAGGCAGAGACTGAGGAGGACCTGTACGAAAATGTTTACGATCCCACAACCCCCTCG GGCGAAGACGTTGATGTGGACACGAGAGGACAGAGCATTATGGCCAGAGCTTTGTATGACTACCAGGCTG TGGACGACACTGAGATCACCTTTGACCCCGGTGACATCATCACAGGGGTTGAAATGCTGGATGAGGGCTGGTGGAGAGGATTCGGGCCTCAGGGAGGCTTCGGGATGTTTCCCGCTAATTATGTGGTGCTCCTCTAG
- the LOC120831650 gene encoding drebrin-like protein isoform X3 gives MVEELNSGKVMYAFCRVQDPNSGLPKYVLINWTGDGVKDSRKGMCANHVSSLSSFLKGAHVTINARGDDDVDPETILQKVAKTSGANFHFNKPKEHKDTTRGSVGSVYRKVNAVEEIQQTRKDDFWGQNQRDEALRQQEEDQRQVEEQTEKQMREREKKAKERAQQIEQEKTLQKQREEEEREMEQQSHKAKSHIPQRSLNPRDMFKQREQSFESPASRPGKLLSESFERETPLQPESRPAPALLPLSPVSSISPVRSHSPAAPPQTTGSPFAAAEQEWSDEFEDEDGDEAPPEDVYEAETEEDLYENVYDPTTPSGEDVDVDTRGQSIMARALYDYQAVDDTEITFDPGDIITGVEMLDEGWWRGFGPQGGFGMFPANYVVLL, from the exons atggtggaggagctgaacagTGGGAAGGTGATGTACGCTTTCTGTCGAGTCCAGGACCCAAACTCTGGTCTGCCAAAATATGTCCTCATAAACTgg ACAGGTGACGGTGTAAAGGACTCTAGAAAAGGAATGTGTGCCAACCACGTGAGCTCGCTGTCCAGCTTCCTGAAG GGAGCCCATGTGACCATAAATGCCCGTGGAGATGATGACGTGGACCCGGAGACGATCTTGCAGAAAGTAGCCAAAACCTCTGGAGCCAACTTTCACTTCAACAAACCGAAGGAACACAAAGACACTACGAGAGGATCTGTT GGTTCTGTGTATCGGAAGGTCAACGCTGTGGAGGAAATACAACAAACTAGAAAAGACGACTTCTGGGGTCAAAATCAG AGGGACGAAGCACTTCGTCAACAGGAGGAGGACCAGCGGCAGGTGGAGGAACAAACGGAGAAGCAgatgagggagagggagaagaaagccAAGGAGAGAGCTCAGCAGATCGAACAGGAGAA GACTCTtcagaagcagagagaagaagaggagcgagAGATGGAGCAGCAGAGCCAC AAGGCCAAGTCACACATTCCCCAGAGGTCCTTAAACCCCAGAGACATGTTCAAGCAAAGGGAGCAGAGCTTTGAGTCTCCTGCTTCCAGACCTG GGAAACTTTTATCTGAGTCCTTTGAGAGAGAAACTCCGCTACAACCTGAGTCTCGTCCTGCTCCAGCTTTGCTCCCCTTGTCTCCTGTCTCATCTATCTCACCTGTGAGGTCTCACTCACCTGCCGCACCACCACAGACAACTGGTTCACCTTTTGCAGCTGCAG AACAAGAGTGGTCTGACGAGTTTGAAGACGAAGATGGAGATGAAGCTCCTCCTG AAGACGTGTACGAGGCAGAGACTGAGGAGGACCTGTACGAAAATGTTTACGATCCCACAACCCCCTCG GGCGAAGACGTTGATGTGGACACGAGAGGACAGAGCATTATGGCCAGAGCTTTGTATGACTACCAGGCTG TGGACGACACTGAGATCACCTTTGACCCCGGTGACATCATCACAGGGGTTGAAATGCTGGATGAGGGCTGGTGGAGAGGATTCGGGCCTCAGGGAGGCTTCGGGATGTTTCCCGCTAATTATGTGGTGCTCCTCTAG